A single genomic interval of Stieleria maiorica harbors:
- a CDS encoding carbonic anhydrase: MHRRIQLKKHLHRFASDEFGTLADLRESARTSPAGILIVGCADHGLAPDMLSFAEPGQCAVVQNLAASIPRPDQPYDSTVAGIEYAIVRQQVREVIVCSHLCCRVVRYWMKNPILHGDCDPGCRFTANARRVVDHFYHYTTESERQTLMICEHTLFQIENLRSHPFVRNRLAAGQLRLHGWVVDDRSARVLAYAPLAHQFVTIEKIAPKKRIP, translated from the coding sequence ATGCATCGTCGCATCCAGTTGAAGAAACATCTCCACCGATTCGCGTCCGATGAATTTGGTACTTTGGCAGATTTACGTGAGTCGGCACGAACGTCACCAGCGGGAATTCTGATCGTCGGGTGCGCCGACCACGGCCTTGCTCCCGACATGCTGTCGTTCGCCGAACCCGGCCAGTGTGCCGTCGTGCAGAATCTGGCGGCCTCCATCCCGCGCCCGGACCAGCCCTATGATTCGACCGTGGCTGGCATCGAGTATGCGATTGTTCGACAGCAGGTACGCGAAGTGATCGTCTGTAGCCACCTCTGCTGTCGGGTGGTGAGATACTGGATGAAAAACCCGATTCTTCATGGCGACTGTGATCCGGGGTGCCGATTCACGGCCAACGCACGTCGGGTGGTGGATCACTTCTATCACTACACGACCGAAAGTGAGCGGCAAACGTTGATGATTTGTGAGCACACGCTTTTCCAAATCGAAAACTTGAGATCGCATCCGTTTGTCCGCAATCGACTGGCTGCCGGGCAACTCCGCTTGCACGGCTGGGTCGTGGACGATCGATCGGCGCGGGTGTTGGCCTATGCCCCGCTGGCACACCAATTCGTGACGATCGAAAAAATCGCCCCGAAGAAACGGATCCCATGA
- a CDS encoding DUF2309 domain-containing protein — protein sequence MSDQSDLQAAIERATHFLPSQGPISIFVHHNTLHSFEDLPFEQAVIEGGRRYGCQPYWSEQRYRSELARGRITVDDLRQVLMDDLGEEADELIASFGTRYTLRLAMLQMTLHSAPDAELKWLLAESDLLSRFRTEVSSVRAEQMVGKTRSWVMRHRDLSGPVAARRSDNPTRDTQTPLPELVLSAIDASSGKSIHSWSDTRWEAFTLKLLWKVSRRGVESARLPKSERRDPIRLRDLLLKVTGEDIDVTVNEVLIRFCGAFLDQGFSDWALPARELGFARSFATLFQGTAAVIPHWMKGLGEEINAIRVGPFDALQSIRQSLDVLGISGDEVEEKLTSTLLALRGWAGMIWQMETNTPFLQQPIPPGTLHEYLAIRLLLERHAIAEFGQRHYGTRDYRQIRRAAEHRREIEQGPSTDERTYTIFQLAQAGGWTPEQLVAMTPEQWACLIREIESFDSIHRRRVLHAAYERHYRIATLDAIAAHSARRREQRQDASDAPPAFAAIFCIDDREESFRRHLEEVAPQCRTASAAGFFAVAMYYQGADHAHFRALCPGIVTPQHYVREEPLFSAIQVGQKRAQRRRRIGWFTHQIHTHSRTMIGGWVTGIFGALATFPMVARILAPRLTSKIRQTMGSFVKPPATELHLERIAASPGPDPDALGYSLEEMAGIVLQILQDIGMVDHFPSIIVFFGHGSGSLNNPHESAYNCGACSGGRGGPNARAFAMMANDSRVRRLVAKHGVELPEDVRFIGAYHNTCNDDVEYYDLDLLPRTHRPLFRRIENCVNQTRARNAHERARRFESAPLDLTPQEALEHVEERAEDLSQARPEYNHATNAVVTVGRRDWTRGLFMDRRVFLTEYDPAVDDDDVTVLSRILRAAIPVCAGISLEYYFSTVDVEGYGCGSKLPHNVASMIGVMTGAASDLRPGLSQQMVEIHEPMRILFVIETTPEKMDKIIDENPGIRRLVRGNWVQVALIDPATSTILRYVDGRYQRHVPESTELPVVASSIDWYRGRRDHLGYASIETGS from the coding sequence GTGTCCGATCAATCCGACTTGCAAGCGGCGATCGAACGCGCGACGCATTTCTTGCCGTCCCAAGGACCGATTTCCATTTTCGTTCACCACAACACGCTGCACTCGTTTGAGGACCTGCCGTTTGAGCAAGCCGTGATCGAAGGGGGACGGCGCTATGGTTGCCAGCCGTATTGGTCCGAACAGCGATACCGCAGCGAACTGGCCCGTGGACGGATTACGGTCGATGATCTGCGTCAGGTTTTGATGGACGATCTGGGAGAGGAAGCCGATGAGTTGATCGCCAGCTTTGGCACTCGCTACACCCTGCGGCTGGCGATGCTTCAAATGACCCTGCATTCGGCCCCCGATGCGGAGCTGAAATGGCTGTTGGCCGAGTCGGATCTGCTGTCACGGTTTCGCACGGAGGTCTCATCGGTGCGGGCCGAACAAATGGTGGGAAAGACCCGCAGCTGGGTGATGCGGCATCGCGACCTTTCCGGCCCCGTTGCGGCGCGGCGGTCTGACAATCCCACCCGCGACACTCAAACGCCCCTGCCCGAGCTCGTGCTGTCGGCGATCGACGCTTCGAGTGGCAAATCGATTCACTCCTGGTCAGATACCAGGTGGGAAGCGTTCACGCTGAAACTACTTTGGAAAGTCTCACGACGGGGCGTCGAATCGGCGCGGCTGCCCAAGAGCGAACGACGCGACCCGATTCGGTTGCGAGACTTGTTGTTGAAGGTGACCGGCGAAGACATCGACGTGACCGTCAATGAGGTGTTGATCCGGTTTTGCGGTGCCTTTCTCGACCAAGGATTTTCCGATTGGGCACTGCCCGCCCGTGAGTTGGGATTCGCCCGATCGTTCGCGACGTTGTTTCAAGGGACCGCCGCGGTGATCCCGCATTGGATGAAGGGGCTTGGCGAAGAAATCAACGCGATTCGGGTCGGACCGTTTGATGCCCTCCAATCGATTCGCCAGTCGCTTGATGTCTTGGGGATCAGCGGCGATGAAGTCGAGGAGAAACTGACTTCGACGCTGCTGGCGCTTCGCGGCTGGGCCGGAATGATCTGGCAAATGGAAACCAACACGCCTTTCCTGCAACAGCCGATTCCTCCCGGGACGCTCCACGAGTATCTGGCGATTCGGTTGTTGTTGGAACGTCACGCGATCGCCGAATTCGGCCAGCGGCATTACGGGACACGTGACTACCGACAAATACGTCGGGCCGCCGAACACCGTCGCGAAATCGAACAAGGGCCATCGACCGACGAGCGGACCTACACGATCTTTCAACTCGCCCAGGCCGGAGGATGGACACCCGAACAATTGGTCGCGATGACGCCCGAGCAATGGGCCTGCCTGATTCGCGAAATCGAATCGTTCGATTCGATCCATCGGCGCCGTGTTCTGCATGCTGCCTATGAACGGCACTATCGGATCGCGACGCTCGATGCCATCGCCGCCCACTCGGCGCGTCGGCGAGAGCAACGCCAGGATGCGAGCGACGCCCCACCGGCCTTTGCGGCGATCTTCTGTATTGATGATCGCGAAGAATCGTTCCGGCGGCATCTCGAAGAGGTCGCCCCACAGTGCCGGACCGCTTCGGCAGCCGGTTTTTTTGCCGTCGCGATGTACTATCAAGGTGCCGACCACGCCCACTTTCGCGCCCTGTGTCCGGGGATCGTGACGCCCCAACATTACGTCCGCGAAGAGCCGCTTTTTTCTGCCATCCAGGTCGGCCAGAAACGGGCCCAGCGACGTCGACGGATCGGCTGGTTCACCCATCAGATCCACACGCATTCGCGAACGATGATCGGTGGCTGGGTCACGGGCATCTTCGGGGCGCTGGCGACGTTCCCGATGGTCGCACGCATCCTGGCGCCGCGGCTGACGTCAAAGATTCGTCAAACGATGGGCTCGTTCGTCAAACCGCCCGCGACCGAATTGCATTTGGAACGGATCGCGGCCTCACCAGGGCCGGATCCGGACGCGCTGGGATACAGCTTGGAGGAAATGGCCGGGATCGTCTTGCAGATCCTGCAGGACATCGGGATGGTCGACCACTTTCCGTCGATCATCGTGTTCTTTGGTCACGGCAGCGGCAGTCTGAATAATCCCCATGAATCGGCGTACAACTGCGGTGCATGCAGCGGAGGGCGTGGCGGTCCGAACGCGCGTGCGTTCGCGATGATGGCCAACGATTCCCGCGTCCGTCGGTTGGTCGCGAAGCACGGGGTGGAACTGCCCGAAGACGTCCGTTTTATCGGGGCGTATCACAACACCTGCAACGACGACGTCGAATACTACGACCTGGATCTGTTGCCGCGGACTCACCGCCCGCTGTTCCGACGGATCGAGAATTGTGTCAACCAAACGCGGGCCCGCAACGCCCACGAACGCGCCCGACGGTTCGAATCGGCCCCGCTGGATCTGACACCCCAGGAGGCGTTGGAGCATGTCGAAGAGCGCGCCGAGGACCTCTCGCAGGCGCGTCCGGAATACAACCATGCGACCAACGCGGTCGTGACCGTCGGACGCCGCGACTGGACCCGCGGTTTGTTCATGGACCGGCGCGTGTTCTTGACGGAATACGATCCGGCGGTCGATGACGACGACGTCACGGTGTTGTCGCGGATCCTTCGCGCCGCCATCCCGGTTTGTGCCGGCATCAGTTTGGAATACTACTTTTCCACCGTCGATGTCGAAGGCTATGGCTGCGGATCCAAGCTGCCACACAACGTCGCATCGATGATCGGGGTGATGACCGGCGCCGCCAGCGACCTCCGTCCGGGGTTGTCGCAACAGATGGTCGAAATCCACGAGCCGATGCGGATTCTGTTCGTGATCGAAACCACTCCGGAAAAGATGGACAAGATCATCGACGAAAACCCGGGGATCCGGCGATTGGTCCGCGGCAACTGGGTGCAGGTCGCCCTGATCGACCCGGCAACGTCGACGATCCTGCGTTATGTCGACGGCCGCTATCAACGTCACGTCCCGGAATCGACGGAGTTGCCCGTGGTGGCGTCGTCGATCGATTGGTACCGCGGCCGACGTGACCACTTGGGATACGCATCGATTGAAACCGGATCCTAA
- a CDS encoding PVC-type heme-binding CxxCH protein yields the protein MNHRRNSIAHSFSIFVAATVLVARLACHCTADDFPPVFNNEADSQASPMPADQAAATMKLPEGFRATVYASEPDVRNPIAMAWDDRGRMWVAENYTYSDRTQHFDLSLRDRVIILNDRDGDGHAESRKVFTDKVQMLTSVEVGRGGVWLMCPPQLLFIPDADGDDVPDGPPEVVLDGFTVSQSNYHNFANGLRWGPDGWLYGRCGHSCPGNLGVPGTPDDRRVPIDGGMWRFHPQRKTVEVLNHGTVNPWGSDWDADGELFFINTVIGHLWHSIPGAHFIESFGESPNPLVYERMDMIADHYHYDRSGSWTKSRDGAANDLGGGHAHIGMMIYQSDRWPKQYHDKLFTLNMHGLRANVESLHRRGAGYSARHQPDFFISQDPFFRGIEISVGPDGDVYVLDWSDTGECHDHTGVHRTSGRVYKISYTAGNEPSVAFAKPACLAGEGTLPQLWRDYQAGKTTPQQLRGLLADPDEHVRVWAIRLLTDHWPLDTFMGPQRGVTYPDDPETLTALKQAATDDPSGLVQLTLASTLQRLPIEHRAAIAAEIVAHGQYADDRDLPMMVWFGLMPLVESDPERLVDVASRCRWPDTLRWITRGLATKVETSPQPLDDLLSASLKLPVTLQTSVLRGLSEAYRGWLKVPMPDDWSALSKSQAATDNPDLLRELNLLFGDGRAIDELRSIVKSSKVPLKTRQSALRSLISARPDDLREICESLLDQRELNATAAQGLSLYNDPAVGEKLAKMYRRFHISDRPQVIEILVSRPSFAAALLDRIDADKDPIPREDVSAFHARQILGLGDDALRAKLTESWGALRDSPADRREKINAMKQELSGDVLAGADLSAGRALFKKTCSQCHRLFGDGEKIGPDLTGAQRSSLEYLLENILDPSAVVGKDHRMTIVLMDDGRVLNGLVVSKNDKTMVIQTQSRQETLPIDSIENVKETTLSPMPDGLLTTLTETHIRDLIGYLMSPTQVELE from the coding sequence GTGAACCACCGCCGCAATTCGATCGCTCACTCTTTTTCCATCTTCGTCGCGGCGACTGTTCTCGTCGCTCGGCTCGCCTGCCATTGCACCGCCGATGATTTCCCGCCGGTGTTCAACAACGAAGCGGATTCGCAGGCCAGCCCGATGCCGGCTGACCAGGCGGCCGCGACGATGAAGTTGCCCGAGGGCTTTCGGGCGACCGTTTACGCCAGTGAGCCTGACGTCCGCAATCCGATCGCGATGGCTTGGGACGACCGCGGACGGATGTGGGTTGCGGAGAATTACACGTATTCCGATCGCACGCAACACTTCGATCTGTCGCTGCGAGACCGCGTGATCATTTTGAATGACCGCGACGGTGATGGACACGCCGAATCACGCAAGGTGTTCACCGACAAGGTGCAGATGTTGACCAGCGTCGAAGTCGGCCGCGGCGGTGTTTGGTTGATGTGCCCGCCACAGTTGCTGTTTATCCCCGATGCCGACGGCGACGACGTTCCCGATGGTCCGCCCGAAGTGGTGTTGGACGGATTCACAGTTTCGCAAAGCAATTACCACAACTTCGCCAACGGACTTCGTTGGGGACCCGACGGCTGGTTGTATGGACGATGCGGCCATTCCTGTCCCGGAAACCTGGGTGTGCCCGGGACGCCCGACGATCGCAGGGTTCCGATCGACGGCGGCATGTGGCGGTTTCATCCCCAGCGAAAGACCGTCGAAGTCCTGAACCACGGCACGGTCAACCCCTGGGGATCCGACTGGGATGCTGACGGCGAGTTGTTTTTCATCAACACCGTGATCGGCCACCTCTGGCACAGCATCCCCGGCGCCCATTTCATCGAGTCATTCGGCGAAAGCCCGAATCCGTTGGTCTATGAGCGGATGGATATGATCGCCGATCACTACCATTACGATCGTTCGGGTTCCTGGACCAAAAGCCGTGACGGAGCCGCCAATGATCTTGGCGGCGGCCACGCGCACATCGGCATGATGATCTATCAATCGGACCGTTGGCCGAAACAGTACCACGACAAACTGTTCACGCTGAACATGCATGGATTGCGGGCCAACGTCGAATCGCTCCATCGCCGCGGCGCGGGATACTCGGCCCGCCACCAGCCGGATTTCTTCATTTCCCAAGACCCGTTCTTTCGCGGTATCGAAATCAGCGTCGGTCCCGACGGCGATGTCTATGTGTTGGACTGGAGCGACACCGGTGAGTGCCACGATCACACCGGTGTCCATCGAACCAGCGGACGTGTTTACAAGATCAGCTACACCGCGGGCAACGAACCCAGCGTCGCGTTCGCCAAGCCCGCGTGTTTGGCCGGCGAAGGAACACTGCCACAGCTTTGGCGTGACTACCAGGCCGGAAAAACCACGCCCCAGCAACTGCGTGGACTGCTGGCCGATCCCGACGAACACGTCCGCGTCTGGGCGATCCGGCTGTTGACCGACCACTGGCCGCTGGACACCTTCATGGGCCCACAGCGTGGTGTGACCTATCCCGATGATCCCGAAACCTTGACGGCACTGAAGCAAGCCGCAACGGATGATCCATCCGGTCTGGTTCAGTTAACCCTGGCGTCCACCTTGCAGCGGTTACCGATTGAACATCGTGCGGCAATCGCAGCCGAAATTGTCGCCCACGGACAATACGCCGACGATCGCGATCTGCCGATGATGGTTTGGTTCGGATTGATGCCCTTGGTTGAAAGCGATCCCGAGCGGCTGGTCGATGTGGCATCGCGCTGCCGTTGGCCCGACACCTTGCGTTGGATCACGCGGGGGCTGGCGACCAAAGTTGAAACATCGCCGCAGCCCCTGGACGATCTCTTGTCCGCTTCGCTCAAGCTGCCGGTAACGCTGCAAACGAGTGTTCTCCGCGGCCTGTCCGAAGCCTATCGTGGCTGGTTGAAAGTCCCGATGCCCGACGACTGGTCGGCGCTCTCCAAAAGCCAGGCTGCAACCGACAATCCCGACTTGTTGCGCGAATTGAACTTGTTGTTCGGTGATGGCCGAGCGATCGACGAACTGCGCAGCATCGTCAAATCATCGAAGGTTCCACTGAAGACGCGTCAATCGGCGTTACGGAGCTTGATCAGCGCCCGGCCGGATGATTTGCGTGAGATTTGCGAGTCGCTGCTCGACCAACGCGAATTAAATGCGACGGCGGCCCAGGGGCTGTCGCTGTACAACGACCCGGCCGTGGGCGAAAAACTGGCCAAAATGTATCGGCGGTTCCACATCAGCGACCGCCCTCAAGTGATCGAAATCCTGGTGTCTCGGCCCAGTTTCGCGGCGGCACTGTTGGATCGCATCGACGCCGACAAAGATCCGATTCCACGCGAAGACGTGTCGGCCTTCCACGCCCGACAGATCCTCGGCTTGGGTGACGATGCCCTGCGAGCGAAATTGACCGAGTCCTGGGGGGCACTGCGAGACTCTCCCGCTGATCGTCGCGAGAAGATCAACGCGATGAAGCAAGAACTATCCGGCGATGTCCTGGCAGGCGCTGATTTGTCCGCCGGCCGCGCCCTGTTCAAGAAAACCTGTTCGCAGTGCCACAGGTTGTTCGGCGACGGAGAAAAGATCGGCCCCGACCTGACCGGCGCCCAGCGATCCAGTCTGGAGTACCTGCTGGAAAACATCCTCGACCCCAGCGCGGTCGTCGGAAAGGATCACCGCATGACCATCGTCTTGATGGATGACGGCCGCGTCTTGAACGGATTGGTCGTCTCCAAGAACGATAAGACCATGGTCATCCAAACCCAGTCCCGTCAAGAAACTCTTCCCATCGATTCGATCGAAAACGTCAAAGAAACGACGCTCTCGCCGATGCCCGATGGATTGCTGACGACACTGACCGAAACACACATCCGCGATCTGATCGGTTACCTGATGTCGCCGACGCAGGTGGAATTGGAGTGA
- a CDS encoding proton-conducting transporter transmembrane domain-containing protein, translated as MSELHFPWIEISILVPLLGTVWIQLLGDRENILRHAIAICSLTLVLTIGELIDFVSIGSFEAHDHWLLLDWLFHRDVFVVDELSAFQLPLVALIFLVTVMSTLRTKAPRFSLKLTLISECLMLATFSCRSSWMLIALLIASTVPPYLELRKRKRCTRIYVLHMAISAALLPVGYGWLSAVDQTSSAILIPGALLTVAALIRSGIFPFHLWMTDLFEKATFGTAILFSTPLVGAYAVMRLVLPIAPSWALQSIAVLSLVTAVYAGSMALIQREARRMFCFLFLSQSALVLAGLELVTPIGLTGALCLWLSVGLSLTGFGITLRCIEARISRVALADYHGLYRQMPMLAGFFLLTGLAAIGFPATVGFVGMELLIEGAVDVYPFVGTMVVIAAALCGITVLSAYFRIFTGHPTRTVVPMHARPAERIAVLMLTLLILGGGLVPQPGVASRYHAAKELTRLRQSYPGNADGNVAAEKGAGTNGTGLVSRRR; from the coding sequence ATGTCTGAACTTCATTTCCCCTGGATCGAGATCTCCATCCTGGTTCCCTTATTGGGTACCGTTTGGATCCAGTTGCTCGGCGACCGAGAGAACATTTTGCGGCACGCGATCGCGATTTGTTCGTTGACGCTGGTGTTGACGATCGGCGAACTGATCGACTTTGTTTCGATCGGCTCCTTCGAAGCCCACGACCACTGGCTGTTGCTGGACTGGCTGTTCCATCGAGACGTTTTTGTCGTGGACGAACTGAGCGCATTCCAATTGCCGCTGGTCGCGTTGATCTTTCTGGTCACTGTGATGTCGACGCTTCGCACCAAGGCGCCACGTTTTTCGTTGAAACTGACACTGATCTCCGAATGCCTGATGCTGGCGACGTTCAGCTGTCGCAGTTCGTGGATGTTGATCGCATTGCTGATCGCATCGACAGTCCCTCCTTACCTGGAACTGCGGAAACGCAAGCGGTGCACACGAATCTATGTGCTGCACATGGCCATCTCCGCTGCACTGCTGCCGGTCGGTTACGGATGGTTGAGTGCGGTCGACCAGACTAGTTCGGCGATCTTGATTCCCGGCGCGCTGTTAACGGTGGCGGCGTTGATTCGCAGCGGGATTTTTCCCTTTCATCTGTGGATGACCGATCTGTTCGAAAAAGCGACCTTCGGGACCGCGATTCTGTTTTCCACGCCGCTGGTGGGGGCGTATGCCGTGATGCGGTTGGTGTTGCCGATCGCTCCGTCCTGGGCGCTTCAGAGTATTGCGGTGCTTTCATTGGTGACGGCCGTCTATGCCGGATCGATGGCGCTGATCCAACGCGAAGCGCGGCGAATGTTCTGTTTCTTGTTTCTCAGCCAGTCCGCCCTCGTGCTGGCCGGGCTGGAGCTGGTCACACCGATCGGGCTGACCGGCGCGCTGTGCCTGTGGTTATCCGTCGGGCTCTCGCTGACCGGTTTCGGGATCACGCTTCGCTGTATCGAAGCGCGGATCTCGCGCGTCGCACTGGCCGACTATCACGGCTTGTACCGCCAGATGCCGATGTTGGCCGGATTCTTTTTGCTGACCGGGCTGGCGGCGATCGGATTCCCCGCGACGGTCGGATTCGTCGGCATGGAATTACTGATCGAAGGGGCCGTGGATGTTTATCCCTTCGTCGGGACGATGGTGGTGATCGCTGCGGCGCTGTGCGGGATCACCGTGCTGTCGGCCTACTTTCGGATCTTCACCGGACACCCCACACGCACCGTGGTCCCGATGCACGCGCGACCCGCCGAACGAATCGCCGTGCTGATGTTGACCTTGTTGATTCTGGGCGGCGGTTTGGTGCCGCAACCCGGCGTCGCGTCACGTTATCACGCCGCAAAAGAATTGACGCGGCTACGTCAATCGTATCCCGGCAACGCCGACGGAAACGTTGCCGCGGAAAAGGGGGCAGGTACGAATGGCACGGGCTTAGTGAGCCGACGGCGCTAG
- a CDS encoding proton-conducting transporter transmembrane domain-containing protein gives MNPLEVLFQFLGTTVLASPAVLLAVLGLSSLINRPLSESTIARLTQGAVLCSLLPAIVILAIMLGTGIRHVPIELGNWVMLPEEQFHFHLKFVFDRLSIPFLMLSCVLCGVVGAFTRRYLHREEGYGRFFLYYAMFFCGMVLSSLASTIEALFVGWEMVGLSSALLVAYFHDRTNPVRNGQRVWSIYRLSDAAFLIAAITMHHLTGRGDFGGLMSSGIWPEGTAAITSSQALMVGSLLLVAAAGKSALFPFSGWLPRAMEGPTPSSAIFYGALSVHLGAFLLLRLSPIIEASLTLRLMVITLGIVSAVCGGIMSRVQNDVKVSLAYASLTQVGIIVVEIGLGMKYLALIHIMGHASLRTMQLLRAPTLLRDYSDLENKIGTRLPRDSWVGASFLPPRAQRWCYRFGFERGFMDIALDKWVVQPFVRFFRWCDAVERRATDALSNEASRESDQAELHPEDFKSAA, from the coding sequence ATGAACCCTCTCGAAGTCCTTTTCCAATTCCTCGGCACGACCGTGTTGGCCAGCCCGGCTGTGTTGCTGGCGGTCCTCGGTTTGTCTTCGTTGATCAATCGTCCGCTCAGCGAATCGACGATCGCTCGATTGACGCAAGGGGCCGTGTTGTGTTCCTTGCTGCCGGCGATCGTGATTCTGGCGATCATGCTGGGCACCGGAATTCGTCATGTTCCGATTGAACTTGGGAACTGGGTGATGCTGCCGGAGGAGCAGTTTCATTTTCATTTGAAATTCGTTTTTGACAGGCTGAGCATCCCGTTCTTGATGTTGTCCTGTGTGTTGTGCGGGGTGGTGGGGGCGTTCACGCGGCGTTACTTGCACCGCGAAGAAGGCTATGGAAGATTCTTTCTGTACTACGCCATGTTCTTTTGTGGCATGGTTTTGTCATCACTTGCCAGCACGATCGAAGCGTTGTTCGTCGGCTGGGAAATGGTCGGTCTCTCGTCGGCATTGCTGGTGGCCTATTTCCACGACCGGACCAATCCGGTTCGCAACGGGCAACGTGTTTGGTCCATTTATCGGCTTAGCGACGCGGCGTTTTTGATCGCCGCGATCACGATGCACCACTTGACCGGACGAGGCGACTTTGGCGGGTTGATGAGCAGCGGGATCTGGCCCGAGGGGACCGCCGCGATAACGTCCAGCCAGGCGTTGATGGTCGGTTCGTTGTTGCTGGTTGCCGCCGCCGGCAAATCGGCGTTGTTTCCCTTTAGCGGTTGGCTGCCGCGGGCGATGGAAGGCCCCACGCCGTCGAGTGCCATTTTTTACGGCGCGCTGTCGGTCCACCTGGGCGCCTTCCTGTTGTTGCGGCTGAGTCCGATCATCGAGGCCTCGCTGACCCTGCGATTGATGGTCATAACGTTGGGGATCGTCTCGGCGGTTTGCGGCGGCATCATGTCGCGGGTCCAGAACGATGTGAAAGTCTCGCTCGCCTATGCCTCGCTGACCCAGGTCGGAATCATCGTCGTGGAGATCGGCTTGGGGATGAAGTATCTGGCCCTGATTCACATCATGGGGCATGCCAGTCTGCGAACGATGCAGTTGCTTCGCGCCCCGACGCTGCTGAGGGACTACAGCGACTTGGAAAACAAAATCGGCACGCGTTTGCCGCGTGATTCGTGGGTCGGCGCAAGCTTCTTGCCGCCGCGAGCCCAGCGATGGTGCTATCGGTTCGGATTCGAACGAGGCTTCATGGACATCGCGTTGGACAAATGGGTCGTGCAACCCTTTGTGCGTTTTTTCCGCTGGTGCGATGCGGTCGAGCGACGGGCCACCGATGCGCTGTCCAACGAGGCGTCGCGTGAATCGGACCAAGCCGAATTGCATCCCGAAGATTTTAAATCCGCAGCCTAA
- a CDS encoding two-component system sensor histidine kinase NtrB encodes MFDSHDGRGVRRFAFGLALLSLVAVSVTAWILSNVRREQEIVARLIQHLPESDLQVAKELSGDLSLQSGLSILLVLNIIATAIAFALVVRGYLSSERTLKDVRVLSADILASMDVGVITTDKNAVITSTNPSGRELIGLDGDGVGTRLSEIGPQHALLDAICTEITTYHHPIRDRDYCVTRNGHQATLRAGGTMLHNRHNDQIGMVIHLRDVTEKTLMEERLRRMERYMGLGSLAAGLQHEIKNPLSALSLHIQLLCERLDHESDDQEVAELLDILNTEVRRINDVLDGFRSYASVAELGRAPVDVVFLIEKLARLLRPQAEHQNVKLVVDPPAEMISMIQADSSRLEQVFLNLAINALAAMPDGGTLRFDVRGGDGSVTIAVSDTGAGIPAEIQSQVYDPYFTTRSEGTGMGLALCDKIIRQHDGSIDFQTGDQGTVFTVALPIGAPG; translated from the coding sequence ATGTTTGATTCCCATGACGGACGAGGGGTTCGTCGCTTCGCATTCGGTCTGGCGCTGCTCAGCCTGGTCGCCGTCTCCGTCACCGCCTGGATCCTGTCCAACGTTCGCCGCGAACAGGAGATCGTGGCGCGGCTGATTCAGCATTTGCCCGAGAGCGACTTGCAAGTGGCCAAGGAACTCTCCGGTGATTTAAGTCTGCAGAGCGGGCTGTCGATTCTGTTGGTCCTGAACATCATTGCCACCGCCATCGCGTTCGCCTTGGTCGTACGTGGTTACCTGAGCAGCGAACGGACACTCAAAGACGTGCGCGTTCTCTCGGCGGACATCTTGGCCAGCATGGACGTCGGCGTGATCACCACCGACAAGAACGCCGTCATCACCAGCACCAATCCCAGCGGCCGAGAGCTGATCGGGTTGGACGGCGACGGCGTCGGCACCCGGCTGTCCGAAATCGGCCCCCAACACGCCCTCTTGGATGCGATTTGCACGGAGATCACGACCTATCATCATCCGATCCGAGACCGTGATTATTGCGTCACCCGAAACGGTCATCAGGCCACGCTGCGCGCCGGGGGCACCATGCTGCACAACCGACACAATGACCAAATCGGCATGGTCATCCACCTCCGCGACGTCACCGAAAAAACGCTGATGGAGGAACGCCTGCGACGGATGGAACGCTACATGGGGCTCGGGTCACTTGCGGCCGGATTGCAACACGAGATCAAAAATCCGCTCAGCGCCCTATCGCTGCACATCCAACTGTTGTGCGAACGACTGGACCATGAAAGCGACGATCAAGAGGTTGCCGAACTGCTGGATATCTTGAACACCGAAGTCCGACGCATCAACGACGTCTTGGACGGCTTTCGCAGCTACGCCTCCGTCGCCGAACTCGGACGCGCCCCGGTGGATGTGGTGTTCTTGATTGAAAAGCTGGCGCGATTGCTACGTCCCCAAGCCGAACATCAAAACGTCAAATTGGTCGTCGATCCGCCCGCGGAAATGATCAGCATGATCCAAGCCGATTCGAGCCGCCTGGAACAGGTTTTTTTGAACCTTGCGATCAATGCCCTGGCAGCGATGCCCGACGGTGGAACGCTGCGATTTGACGTCCGCGGAGGCGACGGCAGCGTGACGATCGCGGTCAGCGACACGGGAGCGGGGATTCCCGCCGAGATTCAATCCCAGGTCTACGACCCCTACTTCACCACCCGCAGCGAAGGCACCGGAATGGGGCTGGCCCTGTGCGACAAAATCATTCGCCAACACGACGGTAGCATCGATTTCCAGACCGGTGACCAAGGCACGGTGTTTACGGTAGCGCTGCCGATCGGCGCGCCAGGGTAG